A stretch of Paenibacillus sp. URB8-2 DNA encodes these proteins:
- a CDS encoding MATE family efflux transporter: MKPTTSLGQKSIQFLHILFPILVTQIALSAIAFFDMNMSGKFGTADLAGVAIGTSLWIPVQTGLNGILIGLTPIVSQLIGKKREGEVAYKVMQGIWLSLIVSALVLVLGALSLGPILNFMSLEPAVRTIAFRFLAAISFGIIPLFGYTVLRSCIDATGQTRVSMFITLIALPVNVGLNYLLIFGNFGFPRLGGVGAGVASAITYWVIFSVALLFIYRAEPFKSLRILRKFHSLSPAVIKEQLVIGVPIGFSIFFETAVFSTVTLLMSRFDTMTIAAHQAAINFASTLYMIPLSICMSLTILVGFEAGSGRLKDARQYSVLGISSAAAMSLATAMVLLFAGRHVAGLYSTDPEVIGLIRHFLIFAIFFQISDAIATPIQGVLRGYKDVNPAFIICFIAYWIIGLPVGYVLAEYTDLGAYGYWIGLITGLAIGAVLLLSRLVKVQRRFTAEYTASKAEG, translated from the coding sequence ATGAAACCAACGACATCATTAGGCCAGAAGTCAATCCAGTTCCTCCATATATTATTTCCCATTCTTGTCACTCAAATTGCCCTCTCGGCAATTGCGTTCTTCGATATGAACATGTCCGGCAAATTCGGCACCGCCGATCTGGCCGGGGTCGCTATCGGAACCAGCCTGTGGATTCCCGTCCAAACCGGACTGAACGGTATATTAATCGGCCTCACTCCGATCGTCTCGCAGCTGATAGGCAAAAAACGCGAAGGCGAAGTCGCCTACAAAGTCATGCAGGGCATCTGGCTGTCGCTTATCGTATCGGCTCTCGTGCTGGTGCTTGGAGCGCTGTCTTTGGGGCCAATCCTCAATTTTATGAGCCTTGAACCCGCAGTACGCACCATCGCCTTTCGCTTTCTGGCCGCCATCTCCTTCGGCATAATTCCGTTGTTCGGATATACGGTGCTTCGAAGCTGCATTGATGCGACCGGACAAACCCGGGTGTCCATGTTTATTACTCTGATTGCCCTGCCCGTCAATGTCGGACTGAACTACCTGCTGATCTTCGGAAACTTTGGATTCCCCCGCCTGGGCGGTGTCGGAGCCGGAGTGGCTTCGGCGATCACTTACTGGGTTATTTTTAGTGTTGCTCTTCTATTTATCTACCGGGCGGAGCCCTTCAAAAGCTTGCGGATTCTCCGTAAATTCCATTCGCTCTCTCCGGCAGTCATCAAGGAGCAGCTCGTAATCGGAGTCCCAATAGGCTTCTCCATTTTTTTTGAAACGGCCGTCTTCTCCACGGTTACTCTGCTGATGAGCCGATTCGATACGATGACGATTGCCGCCCATCAGGCCGCGATCAACTTCGCTTCCACACTGTACATGATTCCGCTCAGCATCTGCATGAGTCTAACCATTCTGGTCGGTTTCGAGGCGGGATCGGGCAGGTTGAAGGATGCACGCCAATACAGTGTTCTTGGGATAAGCTCAGCCGCCGCCATGTCGCTGGCGACTGCGATGGTGCTTCTCTTTGCCGGCAGGCATGTGGCCGGCTTATACTCCACCGATCCGGAAGTGATCGGGCTAATCCGGCATTTTCTGATTTTTGCGATTTTTTTCCAGATATCCGACGCCATCGCTACGCCTATCCAAGGCGTTCTGCGCGGTTACAAGGACGTAAATCCAGCCTTTATTATTTGCTTTATCGCTTACTGGATTATCGGCCTTCCCGTCGGCTATGTTTTGGCCGAATATACGGATCTGGGCGCGTACGGCTACTGGATCGGCTTGATTACCGGTCTTGCCATCGGCGCGGTTCTGCTGCTGTCGCGGCTGGTCAAGGTTCAGCGCCGCTTTACGGCCGAGTACACCGCATCTAAAGCGGAAGGTTGA
- a CDS encoding putative glycoside hydrolase, whose product MNITWAILMMALGSVGVQNVQADADVASVLQSAANTAIVSNQNGTTEAPESSSGTGTAAGTATPAPSALPGATASADGAPPMADPQPDAPKVKGVYVTAYSAGGSRMDTLMNLIDQTELNAMVIDIKDDAGYITYKTDNAELQQMGKPQPFIRDIGKLMERLKKHEVYPIARIVVFKDSVLAKKHPELSFVKSDGSVWHNKGGDSFVNPYNENVWKYNVEIAKEAVKLGFKEVQFDYVRFPEGFEKRADSLKYTKVAGKSRVQIVSDFVKYAKQELNPLGVRVSVDIFGYAASVPAAEGIGQDFVKISKNVDVISPMVYPSHYSTGWFDVKDPDKNPYATIKGSMVDTHKKLNPLGSYKPVIRPWIQDFTASWLGGGHYIKYGKLQVEDQIRALKEQNVDEFLLWNASNRYTSGVDYEK is encoded by the coding sequence ATGAACATCACTTGGGCTATATTAATGATGGCCCTGGGAAGCGTAGGCGTTCAAAATGTTCAGGCAGATGCTGACGTAGCCTCTGTGCTTCAATCCGCCGCCAACACGGCCATCGTCTCGAATCAGAACGGTACTACAGAGGCTCCGGAGTCATCCTCCGGCACCGGAACAGCCGCCGGCACAGCTACTCCGGCTCCATCCGCTTTGCCCGGTGCAACCGCATCAGCCGATGGCGCGCCGCCAATGGCCGATCCTCAGCCGGACGCTCCCAAAGTCAAGGGAGTTTACGTCACAGCGTACAGCGCAGGCGGCTCGCGGATGGATACGCTCATGAATTTGATTGATCAAACGGAACTGAACGCAATGGTAATCGATATCAAGGACGACGCCGGTTATATTACCTACAAGACGGATAACGCCGAACTGCAGCAAATGGGCAAGCCGCAGCCGTTCATCCGGGATATAGGCAAGCTGATGGAGCGGCTCAAGAAACATGAAGTTTATCCCATCGCTCGCATCGTTGTCTTCAAGGATTCCGTCCTCGCGAAGAAACATCCGGAATTGTCCTTCGTAAAGAGCGACGGCTCCGTATGGCATAACAAAGGCGGTGACAGCTTCGTCAATCCTTACAATGAGAACGTATGGAAATACAATGTCGAAATTGCCAAAGAAGCCGTCAAGCTCGGTTTTAAGGAAGTCCAGTTCGACTACGTTCGCTTCCCCGAAGGTTTTGAAAAGCGCGCGGATTCGCTGAAATATACCAAAGTCGCCGGTAAAAGCCGGGTTCAAATCGTTTCGGACTTCGTCAAATATGCGAAGCAGGAGCTGAATCCGCTCGGCGTGCGCGTATCTGTCGATATCTTCGGTTATGCCGCATCGGTTCCGGCAGCCGAGGGAATCGGTCAGGACTTTGTAAAGATTTCCAAAAACGTAGATGTCATCAGTCCCATGGTTTACCCGAGCCATTATTCCACCGGCTGGTTTGACGTTAAAGATCCGGACAAAAATCCTTATGCAACTATAAAAGGCTCGATGGTTGACACCCATAAGAAGCTGAACCCGCTTGGAAGCTATAAACCGGTGATCCGTCCCTGGATTCAGGATTTCACCGCCAGTTGGCTCGGCGGCGGGCATTATATCAAATACGGCAAGCTGCAGGTGGAAGACCAGATCCGCGCTCTGAAAGAGCAGAACGTCGATGAATTCCTGTTATGGAACGCCAGCAACCGTTATACATCGGGCGTCGACTACGAGAAATAA